A region of Streptomyces deccanensis DNA encodes the following proteins:
- a CDS encoding helix-turn-helix domain-containing protein yields MGSERRERMAALGARLRALRADAGLTGAVLAQRAGVGQPTVSKVETGRMVPSSDVLDRLSRALGLDEPTSGEVRELLAAVEAAVDTAPHAEPDALAGAVLDGAIRGAQLVRSFQCVVLPAMLQSAEYARHVFASAPDADPESVGRAVAARVERQSVLYEPGRESVFVVTEGVLRTWPGTPSLMLAQLDRLLAVESLTTVQLGVIPWDRPVPVMPRHGFTLCDRSAVVVEAFRDERVSHDADEVASYEEVFGSFEGAAVFGGEMRELLLRVMKEFRGLADAVTP; encoded by the coding sequence ATGGGGAGTGAGCGGCGAGAGCGGATGGCTGCGCTTGGGGCGCGTCTTCGTGCCTTGCGGGCGGATGCCGGTCTGACGGGTGCAGTTTTGGCGCAGCGAGCCGGTGTTGGGCAACCAACGGTGTCCAAGGTCGAGACCGGGCGGATGGTCCCCAGCTCCGATGTCCTCGACCGGCTCTCCCGGGCCCTGGGGCTCGACGAGCCGACCTCGGGTGAGGTGCGGGAGCTCCTGGCCGCTGTGGAAGCGGCAGTTGACACGGCTCCGCATGCCGAGCCGGATGCGCTTGCCGGTGCCGTCCTGGATGGTGCGATCCGCGGGGCCCAGCTCGTGCGGTCGTTTCAGTGTGTGGTGCTGCCGGCCATGCTTCAGAGTGCCGAGTACGCCCGTCACGTCTTCGCGAGTGCTCCCGATGCTGACCCCGAGTCCGTCGGCCGCGCCGTCGCCGCCCGGGTGGAGCGGCAGAGCGTTCTCTACGAGCCGGGACGTGAGTCCGTATTCGTCGTAACCGAGGGCGTGTTGCGGACCTGGCCCGGAACCCCGTCGCTCATGCTCGCCCAGCTTGACCGTCTGCTCGCTGTCGAGAGTCTGACCACCGTGCAGCTCGGAGTCATCCCGTGGGATCGGCCGGTGCCGGTCATGCCTCGGCATGGCTTCACTCTGTGCGACCGGAGTGCGGTCGTCGTGGAGGCGTTCCGGGATGAGCGGGTCTCGCACGATGCGGATGAAGTCGCCTCGTACGAGGAAGTGTTCGGGTCCTTCGAGGGTGCGGCCGTCTTCGGTGGTGAGATGCGGGAACTGCTGTTGCGGGTGATGAAGGAGTTTCGCGGTCTGGCGGACGCCGTCACTCCATAG
- a CDS encoding ATP-binding protein → MFTKWCRAFPGLPDQVVEARHFVAALLQERGVADDAVLVVSELATNAVRHTLSGSAGGWFLVVVAFRADGVRLEVVDQGGDNVPEVCDVVSQDNGGRGLWLVSACAKDWGVKDVPSGRAVWADLVGDGA, encoded by the coding sequence ATGTTCACCAAGTGGTGCCGCGCCTTCCCCGGACTGCCGGATCAGGTAGTCGAAGCTCGTCACTTCGTCGCCGCCCTCCTCCAGGAACGGGGCGTCGCCGATGACGCCGTCCTGGTCGTGAGCGAACTGGCGACCAATGCCGTCCGGCACACCCTCAGCGGCTCGGCAGGCGGCTGGTTCCTCGTGGTCGTGGCCTTCCGGGCGGACGGCGTGCGACTCGAAGTGGTCGACCAGGGCGGCGACAACGTCCCCGAAGTGTGCGACGTGGTCAGTCAAGACAACGGCGGTCGCGGCTTGTGGCTCGTCTCGGCCTGCGCAAAGGACTGGGGCGTGAAGGATGTCCCGAGCGGGCGCGCCGTGTGGGCCGACCTGGTCGGGGACGGTGCCTGA